A segment of the Bacteroidota bacterium genome:
CCTGCAATTGTTTGTATTGAGGCGTTAAACCACATTCGCTGGCCGTATTCACAATAAGGATTTTCTTTCCCTTTAAAGAAGCAAAATCCAATTCGGCTCCATCAATGGTTTTAACTTTAAAACCATAAATAGTTGGCTTAGGGCCGTTATCCTTTTTAAATTTAAATGCAAAACCAAACAGCATAAGCGTGGCAATTAAGAGTATATTTTTTGTTTTCATGGTAGTATAACAATTCAAATATCATTATGTTTACACAAAGTTAAAATATATTATGAGCATTTGGCATAACACTCCCACTTTAACTGAAATTAACGCCCTAAACGAAGGCACCTTGGGCGAACACATGAGTATTACTTTTACTGAAATTGGCGATGATTTCATCAAAGCTTCGATGCCGGTTGACAATCGCACCAAGCAACCTTTTGGCTTATTGCATGGAGGTGCCTCCGTGGCTTTAGCTGAAACCATTGGTAGTGTTGCCAGTTGGTGCGCCGTTAATCGCGACTTATTTATTGGTGTTGGAATTGAAATTAATGCCAATCATGTAAAAGCGGTTACGAGCGGAATGGTAACAGGCATTTGTAAACCTATTCATGTAAGCGGAAAAAATCACGTTTGGGATATACGCATTTACAACGAACAAAATGAATTAT
Coding sequences within it:
- a CDS encoding hotdog fold thioesterase → MSIWHNTPTLTEINALNEGTLGEHMSITFTEIGDDFIKASMPVDNRTKQPFGLLHGGASVALAETIGSVASWCAVNRDLFIGVGIEINANHVKAVTSGMVTGICKPIHVSGKNHVWDIRIYNEQNELCCVSRFTCTVVAKNRFN